A region from the Palaemon carinicauda isolate YSFRI2023 chromosome 16, ASM3689809v2, whole genome shotgun sequence genome encodes:
- the LOC137655191 gene encoding acanthoscurrin-2-like has protein sequence MIYHKEKIETPNRIKNLKLLLITALATVVALCHAGGSKGRFGGGGFGGGAGFGGGSSGGGHGAGIGEGSLGGRSYGSRGIGGGSFGGGHGGGSFGGGNGGGSFGGGHGGGSFGGGSFGGGKGGSFGGGSLGGGHGGGFGGNGGSIGGGFSGGRRYG, from the exons ATGATATACCACAAGGAAAAGATTGAAACGCCAAATAGAATAAAAAACCtc AAACTATTGCTGATCACCGCCTTAGCCACAGTCGTGGCCCTGTGCCATGCAGGTGGTAGTAAAGGTAGATTCGGTGGAGGTGGATTTGGAGGAGGAGCTGGATTTGGAGGTGGATCTTCCGGTGGCGGTCATGGAGCCGGCATTGGAGAGGGATCCCTCGGTGGCCGTTCATATGGAAGCCGTGGTATTGgaggaggatcctttggaggtggACACGGAGGAGGTTCCTTTGGAGGTGGAAACGgaggaggatcctttggaggtggACACGGAGGTGGATCCTTCGGAGGTGGATCTTTTGGAGGCGGTAAAGGAGGCTCCTTTGGAGGTGGCTCTCTTGGTGGTGGAcatggaggaggatttggaggcaATGGTGGTTCCATCGGGGGTGGATTCTCCGGTGGCCGCCGATACggataa